The sequence TCCGTCATTCTGCCGATGTCGTCTGTTTTATACCATCCGTCTGGGGTTTTAACCGCTATTGTTTTTTCAGGATCATTGaagtattctttaaatgtaatctTAGATCGAACATATATTTCTCCTCTTTGGTTGACTGGAACAATTTCACCATTCTCATCAACGATTTTCACTTCCAAACCGGGATACTTCACAACCTTTCCGCATCCAAATTCAACGAAATCATTTGGGTCCGTAATTTTTGCTTCCGACACGATACCACATTCTGACCCACCATAGAAGCACAGCAGACATTTGCAGGCTTTACCAACACAAGCAGCAAGTCGATTCGTAAGAGGTTGTCCTGCTGTCACAATAGCTTCCACAGGCCAATCGTTGGGTAAATTGTCCTGGAAAAGTAAAAagaattaaacttaaaatatttaaatacatctAAATGGGCTGTTTTAAGATGTTAATTGATGACTGAATCgattaaataatatgaaaattgcTACACAGGAGACATTACCTATAAATTCTAAGGTTAgaattttgttgttattgtttcttAAAACACGAAGCTCCAGTAATGATTCTGGATCAATAATTCTAATGAAATGAACATAACTTAGCAACTTATATGATATCAGTTTGTTGGAATACCTGTCGTTGAATTAGTTCGTGCATCAAAGGAGGTAGAGCAAATATCATGGAACATCTTTCTCTTTCTATAActtcaatcataaatgaaatcatgTCCTTTGGCGGATCATAAAACTCGAACAATGTCACCCTTGTTTGACCGGTCAGAACGGAAAATGGATATCCCCCGCCCCAGTTAAATGGTCGGTCGTTGAACAGGATGTACTTGTCTTTTATCATCTCAAATGCCTGTGATTCTGCAAATTTCATTATGCTAAGATGCACGTCCGCTACGAGCTTTGGTACTCCTGTACTTCCTGAGGTTTGAAATAGTCCGGAAAATTCATTAGGATCTATGTCGGGAAGTTCTATGTCAGGATGATCTTCCTCTAGAAGGTCTCTGAAGTCCTTGACGTTGGAAGCATCTGGCTCTTTGTCGAACGCAACACCTAACAAATGCCTTAAGTAAGGCATTTTCTTACTTCGAACTTTACCGTCAGCCTCATATTCGTCAAGAAGCCTACGAAGAATGTTCCAGTTAAAGCTTTCTGATCCAGGATCTAGAACTAGCAGTGAACATTTCTCCAGCTTTTCCATCATTGCGATGAGATCGTTTCCATCTGTATACGTAAAAGTTATACTCACAGGGATTGCTCCAGCCATCATTGCTCCGAATGTAGCATACAACCATTCTGGACAGCATCGCAAATTTATAGCGATGATTTCCTGTTTCCGAATTCCCAAATTAATAAGAGATTTTGCTACTTTGCAAGATTTTTGGTAAAGCTCCGACCACGTAACAACATCGCGACTTCCGTCCGTGGACACAAAAATAATTGATTCGCCGTCTCCCTTTGCCTCTGCGTAGTACTTTAATGCCTCAGgaattgttttgtgttttaattcAAATGGAGGGCGATCAATTTTAACATAACTCTTCGTAAACATACCCTCCATTTTACTTTTCAAATGAAGTCACTCTTCCAAACTATCTATCTGTACAAATTTCTCACACATTTCAGCTACACACatctattatcaaatatatatactCGAATACTCGAGATAAAAGCAAAATCCACATATTACGTGACCTGTTCCGAATTAAAACCCCCCTTGTACATTCCACATAACAATGGCTGAAACTCGACAAGTGTGCTTGTTTGTATCCAGTTGCATCCGCATGATGCGTGATTTCtacaatgtataacaaaattatattgcAGTTAAATTGTCTAGCCGTCAAGCAAAAACACTGTGAATGAGGTTACCATGTTGTAGTATTAcccaacaaatatatattttaacaagttTGCAAACTTGATTCTAAATATAGCCATCAGAGGACACTGCTTAAATACTGGTACATTTTTCGTTATAAAAACGGTCATTTGAGCCATTTGTCCTCGTTGTATTTATAGATACACAGGTGACAATAACAAATCATGTCTGTTTTAAAGGAAAATACTATTTATAGCCATACCTGTTCTATATCTTAAAGTTTCAAGGCCAAATTTTGAAAGCCCGTGTTACATCTCTGAAATAAGGGTTTAAACATGAACtatacaaaatacatttatttcttgttaaaaatcttgtatttaagtatattttaataatattaacatATTGTTAATATAGCCAGCACCTCTACGTGTTTCAGCATTTTTCGTTTATCATTTTCTTAGTTTAGAACAGAAAATCTTGTTTAACTTTATGTCGTCAcgtgataaatttacaaaaatataaagggTGGATGAGAAAATATGATTGGACACAatgataaaaatag is a genomic window of Mercenaria mercenaria strain notata chromosome 18, MADL_Memer_1, whole genome shotgun sequence containing:
- the LOC123539381 gene encoding 3-[(3aS,4S,7aS)-7a-methyl-1,5-dioxo-octahydro-1H-inden-4-yl]propanoyl:CoA ligase-like, yielding MEGMFTKSYVKIDRPPFELKHKTIPEALKYYAEAKGDGESIIFVSTDGSRDVVTWSELYQKSCKVAKSLINLGIRKQEIIAINLRCCPEWLYATFGAMMAGAIPVSITFTYTDGNDLIAMMEKLEKCSLLVLDPGSESFNWNILRRLLDEYEADGKVRSKKMPYLRHLLGVAFDKEPDASNVKDFRDLLEEDHPDIELPDIDPNEFSGLFQTSGSTGVPKLVADVHLSIMKFAESQAFEMIKDKYILFNDRPFNWGGGYPFSVLTGQTRVTLFEFYDPPKDMISFMIEVIERERCSMIFALPPLMHELIQRQDNLPNDWPVEAIVTAGQPLTNRLAACVGKACKCLLCFYGGSECGIVSEAKITDPNDFVEFGCGKVVKYPGLEVKIVDENGEIVPVNQRGEIYVRSKITFKEYFNDPEKTIAVKTPDGWYKTDDIGRMTEHGQFFVEGRKSNMIISGGFNVAPEILENVMKTFTGIDLVVIVPVPDDIYYQVLCACVIRKPGFAVTESDVQKYCREYHTDKPGLFTVLPKFYMFFEKFPETKSGKTHRKELERLALERFGPSEEKCLN